ATGTACatgttctcaaagtcaagctcatcgacatTTGCCCCAGCGTCAACAGAGTTGCTTGTGATTTGAGTGTAGGCTTTCACGACTTCATCCCAAGTCATGTTACCTATTTCAGCTTCTAGGTAGGTTTCCGCTACTCCAGCATTAGTATATGGTGAGAGTCGAAGTTGGGGGAACTCGTCTTACACTTGAAATACTGCCCTGTTAGAAAGATATCCCCGTCGCCAAGCTTCATCATTGCACTGACGCCTAGGACAAGAGACTGTTCCAAATTGCCTGCGTCTATCGAGGCATGAAACTCGACTCCTGTGATCTTTACGCTCGTTAGCTTGATTACGGTATTGAGCTCCACGTCAGTGACCTACATCAAGATTCTCAATACCAAAGACGGAAGTCCATTCTGGCGACGAAAGGGCCATGCTAAGACTGTAGGTGTCGCCAATCTTTCTCATCCAGTACTTGACGGTTAGTGGCAGACCATTCTTTGAAGGCTTGCAGATCTCAAGCTCTCCAAATAACCCATACCCGAGCTTCCAGGTTGTCTTGTCGTGGTCAAGCGATGAAATGCTGATTACAGATACTTCTACGCCGACCTTTCGGAACCTTATCATATCTCCAAGCCAAAGCGATTGATCAACGGAGCCTCGCAATGCAAAGTTGTTCAACTCTAGCGGTGCACGCCAGTTTCTTTCTGAACTCAGTCGCGCCTTGACTCGGAGTTTTGTTGGCGGTGTGTTCTTCTCGTTACCGCTGTAGACAAACTGTAAAAGCTCATTAACGGGGCTTAGGGGTCCGGTAAAGGTAATGTCAGCGCTCAGTGATAGTCCCTCCGGGTTATGAAAGTCATCCAACTTGTTCGAGTACGTAAACTCAACGTTATCTATCGGTAGCCTCTGGACTATATCGCTGTTGAGCGAGGGAAACAGGGTCTTAATGTAACCATCAGCAGAGCCGCTGAGGTAGGGTTTGACCTTCTCTTGTATGGGGTCCTGAGGATTTGAGCTCTGAATACTCAACAGCTCGCCACTAAGACCGGGAATCCCAAACAGGTTTTGAACGTCAGCTTGAAGGACGCAATCTTCAGCGGCCAATGTGCCAGCCTCTCCAAAGGTCTGGGTGGCTAGCTCAGCTACCTGAGAGACAGTAGCGATTGAGGGCTCAATAACCTCCATGTCGAGGCGTGGAGACGAGGATAATATCAGGATAGGCTTCGTCTTTGATGCTTGGGCTACGGTGATTTGGCCTTCTCGGGCGGCTGGTACCAGAAGTAGCCCAGTCTCATTGCCAGAGTAGTTGGCACCCCGAACTGTGACAGGGAGGTTTGCGTACTTGCCCTGGTCATTCGGGACAATCAGTCTGGTATTCTGCAAGGGGATCCCTCCTACAACAACCGTATCTCCTTTACGTGGGTTTTCGAAGAtcctcatctcaacaatctcagCGTTATCGGCCGTGAAGAGAGAGTCTCTATGCTGGAGAAATTGAGATTGGAGGCCCTCAGTTGAATCTAGTCGGTTGATGTTGTGTGACAAAACAAGTTGGGTTTCAAGATCTGTTAGAAGCACCTCATCGGCCCTTCCATCATCTTGCTTGCCCATACGAATGGGCAACCCGGAACCTGCTTCAAGCGTTTGAATACTCATCGTCCTGAGTAAGCCCTCTTCCTTGCGATTGAAGATGGTTTTGAGCAAGGCCATGTCGACCATAGCTTCGCCCTTAGTGAAGCAGGATCTCTTGAAAGGGTTCATCGTCAAGGCCACGGCTAGGAAGTCTCTATCAAGGAGATGAGACTTTCCTTGCATCTCGAGTTCCCACTGCATTTTAAAATGGATCCAGTCACACTTGTCAAACCAAGATTTTTCATTTGGCTCGGGAGGATCGAATGATTCGAAGCGTAAGACGCCAAGCACCTCGATTTGGTTGGTGAGACCTTTTCTGAACTCGCGCTCCAGTTTGAACAGCGCTTGAAAGGCAGCCTCGCATCGTAGCATCCAAGAGTTCATTTCCCATGTGCCAAGCATCATGTTGGGTTGGATTTGGCTTGTTTCCCACGCCTTTGGCCCGTCGGTAAGTCCGCCAAAGGAAAAGGCGCTGATGTGAAGCCACTGTCAGTGGTGGTATCATTAGTATCTCGTTACAATGCCGGTGGCTTTAAAGGAATATCGCCTGACTTAAATCCTCATCTGGTTCGTGGGTCATACAGTACTCACCTCTGCTGTATGCTTATCTTGACCGCTCTTGGATGTGTCGTAGTTTTGACTTCCCCAGCCTAGGTAGTCTCTCGCAAGCTGCAACGTTCTGTCAGCGGAACCATGACAAAATATCATCAattttaaagctagggaagaagaaacgtACCTCGGGTGCCGAAATGCCCATAACAGTCTTTTGTGAGCTCGCTTCGTCTCTcttggcagcagccttgagcaTGCGGGTAGTTGAAATGCCAATAGATCCATTGGTTCTCGTCATCACGATTCCATTTCTGGCGAGTTTGTTGCGGGTCTTGACATCTGATTGACGAGGCTTCATCCGCTCCGCTAGCTTTCCACCTGCCTCGTTGGTATATGGCCTCAAAGGACGAAAGGAGCTTAATCCAAATGCTTCTGCAGTATCCTTGGAAACGTATGAACTGTAGTGGAGGAAGGGATTGACGGAATACTATGGAGGTCCATATCGTCAGCAAGAATCAAATTCGGGTTGTAAGAGCGTTGTAAGAGACAAAAGGGTCGcactcaccaacaccagcccCTCGTCTATAACAGTTTTGCTATTTTCCAAAACAATATACTTGGTGCCCAGACTGCTGGGTAAGCTCTCGAATGCATTATTCACGTCAGTCCAAGTAATATTGGATCCTCTGCCAGTTCCTTCGTCTCCTGAAGTTGGCAGGATATACACCGTAGTCTCCTTTGGGTCAATACCACGGAACGCAGCTCCTGCATTGCTCATGCTCCACAATGATGTTGCCTGCCGAAATACACTCTCCCAGAGACTGGCGGTTGCCATGCCCATGAAGTTCCTCTGCATCTCGACCATCTCCGCCCTACCATCTCCGCGGCGAGCAGGAACTTGATACCCGCCTCGAAACACAATCTTGTTTATGCCTGAGCGCCGGTTATTCACtatcttcttccacttccaaTATGGAAGCTCTTTGATCGGTATGCCAAAGCCTGTGCGATTGCCGTTTTTGCCTTTTATGGGCTGGTAAAATATGTCCTCATCGTGTTCTGGTGTTCGGTAAGCCTGCCACTGGTAAGGGGTCACACTGCGATCATTCATACAGGTGTTGAGAAAGTAGAGAGACAAAAATAGTTCCGACTCCCTTTCCACGACACCGAGACTTGCGCACAAACTCTTTTTGAGTCTAACATAATATTCTCCATCTGGACAGTATGTGTTTAAAGGTTCTGGGTCCTTATATGTGGGGTCAAGTTTGAGGTCAGACACCAGGCGGTATACAGTGCCTTCTCGCCCGAGGGAATCAATGAGGATCACCTCTGATTCCCATACCTTATCTTCAATTTCTATGTCCGGCATTGAAGCAGTTCTTTCCTTTGAGGGTTTTTGAGCAGGAGAATGAGAGAATGAAGAATGTGATAGCGTTGCAGTTGATCGGTTACAGAAAATCAGGGAATTTTGTTAGCAAAACTGACAGTGGGAGTCAGTCAGTGCTATAAAGTTTTAACCTGCGAGCAGCCCCTCCTCAGCCAGCCTGAGTGTACGACTCTTAACTTTGTTGGTATTGAATATTCAATATATCT
The window above is part of the Fusarium musae strain F31 chromosome 6, whole genome shotgun sequence genome. Proteins encoded here:
- a CDS encoding hypothetical protein (EggNog:ENOG41), with product MNDRSVTPYQWQAYRTPEHDEDIFYQPIKGKNGNRTGFGIPIKELPYWKWKKIVNNRRSGINKIVFRGGYQVPARRGDGRAEMVEMQRNFMGMATASLWESVFRQATSLWSMSNAGAAFRGIDPKETTVYILPTSGDEGTGRGSNITWTDVNNAFESLPSSLGTKYIVLENSKTVIDEGLVLYSVNPFLHYSSYVSKDTAEAFGLSSFRPLRPYTNEAGGKLAERMKPRQSDVKTRNKLARNGIVMTRTNGSIGISTTRMLKAAAKRDEASSQKTVMGISAPELARDYLGWGSQNYDTSKSGQDKHTAEWLHISAFSFGGLTDGPKAWETSQIQPNMMLGTWEMNSWMLRCEAAFQALFKLEREFRKGLTNQIEVLGVLRFESFDPPEPNEKSWFDKCDWIHFKMQWELEMQGKSHLLDRDFLAVALTMNPFKRSCFTKGEAMVDMALLKTIFNRKEEGLLRTMSIQTLEAGSGLPIRMGKQDDGRADEVLLTDLETQLVLSHNINRLDSTEGLQSQFLQHRDSLFTADNAEIVEMRIFENPRKGDTVVVGGIPLQNTRLIVPNDQGKYANLPVTVRGANYSGNETGLLLVPAAREGQITVAQASKTKPILILSSSPRLDMEVIEPSIATVSQVAELATQTFGEAGTLAAEDCVLQADVQNLFGIPGLSGELLSIQSSNPQDPIQEKVKPYLSGSADGYIKTLFPSLNSDIVQRLPIDNVEFTYSNKLDDFHNPEGLSLSADITFTGPLSPVNELLQFVYSGNEKNTPPTKLRVKARLSSERNWRAPLELNNFALRGSVDQSLWLGDMIRFRKVGVEVSVISISSLDHDKTTWKLGYGLFGELEICKPSKNGLPLTVKYWMRKIGDTYSLSMALSSPEWTSVFGIENLDESSFMPR